gtatttatacacgatcgtttagtaaattataaatgatcgtgtaatagTATATACACAATCGTTCATTGCAATATAAGTATAGTTTATCATTAAATTACATtacgatcgtttatacattactttttgcgatcgtttatacattactatacaatcgtttactacacgatcgtatagtaaattataaacgatcgtgtactaatttatacacgatcgcatagtaatgtatagacgatcacatagtaatATATAAAAGATCacatagtaatttatacacgatcgcatagtaatgtataaacgatcacatagtaatttatacacgatcgcataataATGTATAAATGATTGTTCACTTATCAATAATTTGTTTATCCCATTGTAGATCAATGATGCTACTTCGCATCTTTATACGATTTGGTAGGGATTGGGATGAGTCCGGAAGAAATTATGTTGGTGGTTATATGAAAGGTCTGAAAGTAAAAAATGATATAATAGttagtgaattagtgagtatgATGCACCAATGACTGAATATCGATCCAAATATGTTTGATATatcgatcgcataacaaaaactaaacgatcacataacaaaatctaaacgatcgcataacaaaacctaaatgatcgtataacaaaaaacaaatgatcgcataacagatatctaaacgatcgcgtaacaaaaactaaacgatcacataaacatatatctaaacgatcgcgtaacatttagccaaacgatcgcataacaaaacctGAACGATTGTATAACAAAAActaacgatcgcataacagatatttaaatgatcgcataatagatatctaaatgatcgtataataaaaactaaacgattgcgTAACAGTTAGCCAAACGATTGCATAAcggatatctaaacgattgcgtaatagttagctaaatgatcacataacagatgtctaaacgatcgcgtaacagttagctaaacgatcacttagtattctctatacgatcgcttagtaatctttatctgatcgcttagtaatatctaaacACTCGCTTAATATTCTTTAACgttcgcttagtattctctatccGATCGGTTAGTATTCTTTCAACAATCAGGAAATGAACGAAATAGAGGGAGACCCTATCGTTGTGAAGTATTCGTAGAGACGTACGTTTACCAAACGATCTGAAGGATTTTTAAAAACTGggggtaattttggaatttcgcaCGACAAAATGtcagtggtagaaaagtttttaggaagaggtcattggtataaaagtttttgagtttcgggtcattttgtgaaattttccaacattagagaTGTGTAATATACCTTTATTTATGGTTAATAtactattattataatttaatctatgtatgtttttaaaaatgaactcaaaattttaaaactaaaaagaattTCTTAAgtttcgtttggtaaccatttagttttttgtttttgtttttgaaaattaagcctatttcatttatatttattacaatataatgattgaattcttaaccaaattccaaaaacaaaaacaactttttgaaagctatattttttagttctcaaaatttggcttgtttttttaaacaatttgtgaaaaaactaacaaaagaagaaatttggggtGAAAGTAGTgcccatagacttaatttttaaaactaaaaaaaagttatcaaaTGGGGCCttaataactttttttattttaaaaatcggTTAAcatatcattttaatttttgtattttaagatttgttcaattttaatttatgtacttttaagtataaattatagtctctatactttcaatagattttaaatttagtctctagcTATTACTAGcttttttacttcatttttaattttttttattatctatgaacatttttattataaattttgaaaatatatttatatattctattttattttcttacacAAAAGTtgtattatttaaccaatttcaataaaaattaaaattgaagattaatttaagatttttattaaaaatacaaaaattaaaattgaactattgagaatattttaaattaacatCGAACAAATTCCAAAgcataaagattaaaataatatttcaacATTTAAATGTTTATTCAGAGTAAAcgcacaaatttcaaaaattaaaataaaaaaaatcaaatagtacTTTAGGTGGCTTTCATTAATTTGGTTCGTTGTCTGTTGTTCAAAAGAAGTCGATGCAgccattttataaatttataaaagataTTTAGACTTATTGTGTAACAACAATATGTGATCAGattgtttttaatatattattcatCAGTTATTCAATATCTTTTGAATACATAAATGTATAATTTACAAAGTTTGTTTAAGAGCtcggaaattaaaaaaataaaaaataatagcaATATATTATTTgtgaattaaaaaacaaaatccgaatcatccaacaaaaaaaaaaaaaattagttgaaTTAGCATAAAGTATTTTCTAACGACCAATAACTATGTGGTTCGAATGCTCCCATTTCATATTATACTAAAAATTGATTATAGATCTCTCTAATGTTGATGGCTACTAAGATTTACTCCATTGATAATCGTTTTTATTAAAGATAGATTTCAATTTCTTTTGCTtgcttttatatttttatgttaaatATGAGACAAACATTAGCAAGACATCATTTTGCGATACTTTTATTCCATGTTATTATAAGTCTTTGAAGTTTCGAAACAGAAAAATAAAGTCACATTACATTCGAGTGAAAGGTTCTTGAAAAAAACATTCCAAGTGTTTCCCTGGATTGATACCTAACATGTTGCAGTACCTTTCATAAAATCCAAATCTATCAGCAACTCCCGTATCAGCACCGTGCCCACATTCTTCTCCGCCATTGATGATGTTGGTGACAACACCAAAACCAGGGACTCTTTTAGCAGCTTTGTCAATTTCTGTGGGTCGCCATTTACCAACCATAACGTCATGACATGATGGTTTGTTTTCCTGTGGTGTCATCCAAAACCAAATTGCTGTCTTGAATGATACAACTGCATCTTTAGCTACTAAATCCGGGTTCTTCAACAAATCTAATCCCAACATTTTACCAGCTTCCCCATAGTTGTGGTTACTAATTCAACAaagcaaaataccaaaaattaCTTTATAAACAACTTTCTTGATGTAGGTAAAATAATGTTGTAAGGAGTATATAGAGAGAAATTATTTACTATCTAAGTTGCATTGGTCCACGACCGTAGTATTTTTGGCCTTTAGCACAAGGCCATTTTGAATCAGCTTTGCAATAGGAATCTTTAGTGGTTTCTCTTATATGGCAATATCCCCAAAAAAATGGACCATCTGGTGCAGTTGG
The nucleotide sequence above comes from Benincasa hispida cultivar B227 chromosome 3, ASM972705v1, whole genome shotgun sequence. Encoded proteins:
- the LOC120072839 gene encoding endochitinase-like, whose product is MKLIYSLLSLLLLDVLWGVGAAEGSKDVGRLINATMFNEMFKYQKDPQCPSQGFYSYQAFLAAASSFAKLGFATTGKLSTRKREVLAFLAQTSHQTTGGWPTAPDGPFFWGYCHIRETTKDSYCKADSKWPCAKGQKYYGRGPMQLRYNHNYGEAGKMLGLDLLKNPDLVAKDAVVSFKTAIWFWMTPQENKPSCHDVMVGKWRPTEIDKAAKRVPGFGVVTNIINGGEECGHGADTGVADRFGFYERYCNMLGINPGKHLECFFQEPFTRM